In Rhizoctonia solani chromosome 7, complete sequence, one DNA window encodes the following:
- a CDS encoding glycoside hydrolase family 16 protein, protein MLHYPSFILLSFPLLVTCSLPILSFPGPIANFRSFQTFNDPTHGRVNYVDQGYAKTNNLTYASESKFVMRADAVNNSKSHPRGRDSIRVASKQHYEDSVLILDLTHMPTGCGTWPAFWTVTTSGRWPQGGEIDIIEGINKRSYNLASLHTTPGCNMTGAVRVMTGVGESNECDAKQNNNQGCGVKFRQGSFGQRFNKMGGGWFAMRRTEQGVSVWFWGRNDILIPEEVRMGSKTVQPECWGLPVADFPAENCDMKSHFGPHEIVFDLTFCGDWAGSEYPKSGCPGTCIDFVNNNPKEFVEAYWEINSLRTYV, encoded by the exons ATGCTTCATTACCCCTCGTTTATTCTACTCTCCTTTCCGCTTTTGGTTACATGTTCGCTCCCCATACTCTCATTTCCTGGCCCAATCGCCAATTTTCGCTCGTTCCAA ACATTCAACGATCCAACCCACGGAAGAGTCAA TTATGTTGACCAAGGTTACGCCAAAACGAACAACCTTACCTATGCATCCGAGTCTAAATTCGTTATGCGCGCTGATGCGGTCAACAACTCCAAATCTCACCCAAGGGGACGGGATAGCATTCGCGTTGCCTCCAAGCAACATTACGAAGACTCGGTCTTGATTCTCGATCTGACTCACATGCCCACCGGGTGCGGTACTTGGCCCGCGTTCTGGACCGTCACAACCAGCG GGAGATGGCCACAGGGAGGTGAGATCGACATTATCGAAGGGATCAACAAGCGCTCGTACAATCTCGCCTCTCTTCATACGACTCCAGGGTGCAATATGACAGGCGCTGTCCGTGTCATGACAGGCGTCGGAGAAAGCAACGAGTGTGACGCCAAGCAGAATAACAATCAAGGTTGTGGTGTCAAATTCAGACAAGGCTCTTTTGGACAGAGGTTTAACAAAATGGGTGGGGGGTG GTTTGCAATGCGCCGCACCGAGCAGGGTGTCAGTGTCTGGTTCTGGGGCCGTAATGATATTTTGATCCCAGAAGAAGTCCGAATGGGTTCCAAAACTGTGCAACCTGAGTGCTGGGGCCTACCTGTAGCCGATTTCCCCGCTGAGAATTGTGATATGAAGAGCCACTTCGGACCGCACGAAATTGTCTTTGATCTGACTTTTTGT GGAGACTGGGCAGGGAGTGAATACCCCAAATCAGGTTGTCCTGGGACTTGTATCGATT TCGTCAACAATAATCCGAAAGAGTTTGTAGAGGCCTACTGGGAAATCAATTCTCTTCGTACATACGTTTAG